TCCACCATATACAGAGAAGGAGAAGAACAGCAGCAAAGGGAGCATGAAGGATAGGCTGAAAACACTCATCCCTGATTCATGGGGAAGCTTCATCCATAAATGGAAAAAGGAAAGCGACAGTGTTACTGGGTCTGAGGCCAGTACCAGTAGGATTCAGATCCTGCCCAATGGGACCAGGGTGAGTCCACCTGTGAGTCCACTTCTGGGGAGAAAGTGGGATAAAACACTGGGCAACTCCAGCCTCCGGGAAAGCTCCACTGATGACCTGATGATCCCACCAGAGGAGTCTTTACTGACCAGCATCCACCCTGCAGAGTATTATGCAGAGAAGGTGGAGGTCTACAAGCAGAAGTACGCCTACCTGAAGTCCTGGCCAGGGTTGCTCAGACTCCTTGCTGGACTGGAGCTTCTTTTTGGGGGTATGGTGTTTGCTTGTGTCATTGCCTACATCCAGAAAGACAGCGAGTGGTCCAACAGTTATGGACTCTATAACGGGGCCTATAACAACGGCTTCGGCCTGTCTGGGTACAGCTACAGAGGCCCCATGACCCCTTTTATCCTGGCAGTAGCTGGAGTCTCATGGATCATAACCCTGAGTCTCTTAGTAATGGGGATGACTATGTATTATCGCACCATCCTCCTCGATGCCCCCTGGTGGCCCCTGACGGAAGCATTCATCAATGTGGCCTTATTTCTCCTCTACATGGCAGCAGGGATTGTATACTTGAATGACCTGAACCGAGGAGGTCTGTGCTATACAACTATAGGCGTTAACCCCATCATGGCTAATCTGTGTCGAGTTGATGGGGGACAGATGGCAGGTACAGCGTTCATCTTCATCAACATGGCCATGTATCTGGGAAGCTTCCTCGTGTGTCTGAAGATGTGGAGGCATGAAGCTGCACGGAGAGCAAGGCAGGACTATGAGAATGAGGTACAGTTCAGATGAAAGGTAAACTTGgacatttaaaggttcaatatgcaagatttgtacatgaatttgtcatgtgttGACATATAGCAAACTCAATATCtgacgcacaggtgtcaaactccagtcctcgagggctggtatcctgcatgttttagatatttccttcttccagccacacctgcttcaattaatgatcagctcatcatcatgctctgcagaagcctgataatgatgtaatggcttccaggtatgatggaagagggaaacatcttgTCTTCATTCCAGACACAGAACAGACACTCATTCCCATCGTGGCATGGAATTGCATAAGGTCTCCTGCATTGTCCTGGTTTCTGCCTTTAGCTTGAAAACACCTTCAACTCTAACCTTAACAGTGTTTAACCAGTTAAAGTCTTATCAAAACAGGACACAGTAGAGACAACAAAGGTTTAGGCACAGTTGCAGacataaatacatttatgaaaaaatgttcaatataaatataaatatgagtcAGATATAATACTTGTGTGTCTGTCTCCGAAGACATTTAAAAGTATTTAAATGCATCTCAGGATTAAGAACTAAGATTCCACATAAAGGGAGTAGCATACTTATAGGTCCAATATGTAATAGAGGTAATGAAAGGCACATGTACTAACTGCTTTTTTATATACAGTTAAAATAGCTTCATTCTCCATCCTGTTTTCATGTCAATAGCCTGAATCAAATGTTACGtgtaataccttcaaacatccaGATGGGCTTCAGGGAAAGATAAGTCCTGGTCCTGAAGACAGTAACTGCCTGTTCTTCTGTGATAGATGTGTACATTAGATGGCAACAGGCCTAGAACAGACCTATAAATAAGAATATGCCAATGTTTAAGTTTACGAGTGGACCAGGCAGAACATCAGACCTGAATATAAGCTGTGATGAGTGAGGGCTTTtacatgtgtgttctgtgtacAGATGTGTGTTCTGTATACAGATGTGTGTTCTGTGTACAGATGTGTGTTCTGTGTACAGATGTGTGTTCTGTATACAGATGTGTGTTCTGTGTACAGATGTGTGTTCTATGTACAGATGTGTGTTCTGTATACAGATGTATGTTCTGTATACAGATGTGTGTTCTGTGTACAGATGTGTGTTCTGTGTACAGATGTGTGTTCTGTATACAGATGTATGTTCTGTATACAGATGTGTGTTCTGTATACAGATGTATGTTCTGTATACAGATGTGTGTTCTGTATACAGATGTATGTTCTGTATACAGATGTGTGTTCTGTGTACAGATGTGTGTTCTGTATACAGATGTATGTTCTGTATACAGATGTGTGTTCTGTATACAGATGTGTGTTCTGTGTACAGATGTATGTTCTGTGTACAGATGTGTGTTCTGTGTACAGATGTGTGTTCTGTGTACAGATGTGTGTTCTGTATACAGATGTGTGTTCTGTATACAGATGTGTGTTCTGTGTAAAGATGTGTGTTCTGTGTACAGATGTGTGTTCTGTATACAGATGTGTGTTCTGTGTAAAGATGTGTGTTCTGTATACAGATGTGTGTTCTGTGTACAGATGTATGTTCTGTATACAGATGTGTGTTCTGCATACAGATGTGTGTCCTGTATACAGATGTGTGTTCTGCATGCAGATGTGTGTTCTGTATACAGATGTGTGTTCTGCATGCAGATGTGTGTTCTGCATGCAGATGTGTGTTCTGCATGCAGATGTGTGTCCTGCATGCAGATGTGTGTTCTGCATGCAGATGTGTGTCCTGCATGCAGATGTATGTTCTGTATACAGATGTGTGTTCTGCATACAGATGTGTGTTCTGTATACAGATGTGTGTTCTGTATACAGATGTGTGTTCTGTTTGCAGATGTGTGTCCTGCATGCAGATGTGTGTCCTGTATACAGATGTGTGTTCTGCATGCAGATGTGTGTTCTGCATGCAGATGTGTGTTCTGTATACAGATGTGTGTTCTGCATGCAGATGTGTGTTCTGCATGCAGATGTGTGTCCTGCATGCAGATGTGTGTTCTGTATACAGATGTGTGTTCTGTATACAGATGTGTGTCCTGCATGCAGATGTGTGTCCTGTATACAGATGTGTGTTTTATATACAGATGTATGTTCTGTATACAGATGTGTGTTCTGTATGCAGATGTGTGTTCTGTGTACAGATGTGTGTTCTGTGTACAGATGTGTGTTCTGTATACAGATGTATGTTCTGTATACAGATGTGTGTTCTGTATACTGTCTATATGGTAGAAGGTTTATGGAACATGTAAACACTGGGAAGATGCCTGCATGGACTGTATATGACAATGCTAGACATGAACAGATTGGCAACAAGTCTCATTTTGGCCTTAAGGACATCaatctaaaatttaaaaaaaatgtactgtCTGTGTCATATTACacactattgcccataaagttggaataaaatatttttccctaTTCTAATGAAATAATTgtgaccagtggtgtagtggtccctggagaagtgggtatactctcaattattgccctttattttatttttttttaattagtccatcaaaatgccattttagaaacagtgacatgtcagactactctatttagtttacccaaaaatctatcagtagtatttgttcactattataaaattatcatgacttgatcaggagcagtttgtgggttttactggtcacacaagcagctgcatgaatgtaaatgtattcaagacgaggcaaacataggataacgttagcctttcataacgttagcctactaacatagttgaactattggcaacaaaatctcttctctacaTGTGCGTTCATATCgccagtacactgtaaaaaaaaaaaaaaaaaaaaaaaaaaaaaggtaatattccatCAGCAGGGGTAccgaaaaaaatactgttaaataacgaaaaataaccatctaataaaaatatggtaattttccataattaaaatacagttttttcccctaactttacatgagattttgcatatttttttttactttttaatgttcagTAAAGAATATTatcatgtattaaaacagtcaaattacctataaatatatatgtatataaaa
The DNA window shown above is from Sphaeramia orbicularis chromosome 17, fSphaOr1.1, whole genome shotgun sequence and carries:
- the LOC115436556 gene encoding MARVEL domain-containing protein 2-like, which gives rise to MKSWSRKFRRDDPESVDGDSTHKSTSIRDSPVPVWVTHTPTLDDDDRSSTGRTSSTPPYTEKEKNSSKGSMKDRLKTLIPDSWGSFIHKWKKESDSVTGSEASTSRIQILPNGTRVSPPVSPLLGRKWDKTLGNSSLRESSTDDLMIPPEESLLTSIHPAEYYAEKVEVYKQKYAYLKSWPGLLRLLAGLELLFGGMVFACVIAYIQKDSEWSNSYGLYNGAYNNGFGLSGYSYRGPMTPFILAVAGVSWIITLSLLVMGMTMYYRTILLDAPWWPLTEAFINVALFLLYMAAGIVYLNDLNRGGLCYTTIGVNPIMANLCRVDGGQMAGTAFIFINMAMYLGSFLVCLKMWRHEAARRARQDYENEPREFQNSIELVPQRPKRISFRDEMDSGRNQTHRYKPVPEGHHTEVRKNPVNLNRSTAAEYTPKIHIIADYIMKYPKITSVEEREKYKAVFNDQYQEYKDLHTDISNTLSKFRELDGMMVRLLRDGNGQEKQRIQSVLKKYQEKKKDPAFLEKKERCDYLKAKLSHLKNRIRAFDEENIANGEM